The Branchiostoma lanceolatum isolate klBraLanc5 chromosome 10, klBraLanc5.hap2, whole genome shotgun sequence genome has a window encoding:
- the LOC136443393 gene encoding aldo-keto reductase family 1 member B1-like, producing MAVPSVQLPSGVKMPVLGLGTWKSKPGEVTEAVKAAIDAGYRHIDCAFNYGNENEVGAGLKAKFDEGVVKREDMFITSKLWNNFHHPDDVEEAVKKSLTSLGLDYLDLYLIHFPMAYKRGPEMNPKDAEGNVIGEDIPFTDTWKALEACVESGLLRNIGLSNFNSKQIQAVIDVAKVKPAVLQVECHPYLNQKQLLQFAKEKGLVFTAYSPLSSPDRPWAKPGDPSIMEDPKLKPIADKYGKSVAQVLLRWGVQRDTIVIPKSVTPARIQQNIRVFDFALTSQEMETIDGFNVPYRACDVSWLDFMPDYPFHEPF from the exons ATGGCTGTGCCTTCCGTCCAGCTTCCTTCGGGTGTTAAGATGCCGGTTCTCGGGCTTGGTACGTGGAAATCCAAACCAGGAGAG GTAACTGAAGCAGTGAAAGCTGCCATCGACGCCGGCTACAGGCACATCGACTGCGCCTTTAATTACGGAAATGAGAACGAAGTCGGTGCGGGGCTGAAGGCCAAGTTCGATGAAGGTGTCGTCAAGAGAGAAGACATGTTCATCACCAG TAAACTCTGGAACAACTTCCACCATCCTGATGATGTGGAGGAGGCCGTGAAGAAGAGCCTAACAAGCCTGGGGTTAGACTACCTGGACCTCTACCTCATCCACTTCCCGATGGCCTACAAGAGAGGTCCGGAGATGAACCCCAAAGACGCGGAAGGGAACGTCATCGGAGAAGATATTCCTTTTACGGACACATGGAag GCGCTGGAAGCCTGTGTTGAGTCCGGGCTGCTGAGGAACATCGGCCTGTCCAACTTCAACAGTAAACAGATCCAGGCTGTGATCGACGTCGCCAAGGTCAAACCTGCTGTTCTACAG GTGGAGTGCCACCCGTACCTGAACCAGAAGCAGCTGCTACAGTTTGCCAAAGAGAAGGGTTTAGTGTTCACAGCCTACAGCCCGCTGAGCTCCCCTGACAGGCCCTGGGCCAAGCCTGGAGACCCCTCCATCATGGAGGACCCCAAACTCAAGCCGATTGCAGACAAATATGGCAAGTCTGTGGCTCAG GTTCTCCTCCGGTGGGGCGTCCAGCGCGACACGATCGTCATCCCGAAGAGCGTCACGCCGGCGAGGATCCAGCAGAACATCCGGGTGTTCGACTTCGCGCTGACGTCACAGGAGATGGAGACCATCGACGGCTTCAACGTCCCGTACCGCGCGTGTGACGTCAGTTGGCTCGACTTCATGCCCGACTATCCTTTCCACGAGCCTTTTTAA